In a genomic window of Branchiostoma floridae strain S238N-H82 chromosome 19, Bfl_VNyyK, whole genome shotgun sequence:
- the LOC118407082 gene encoding pentraxin fusion protein-like (The sequence of the model RefSeq protein was modified relative to this genomic sequence to represent the inferred CDS: added 56 bases not found in genome assembly), with product MDRTTGLNRLDSHSETPHATLKRELTQLKESYAKCEKSLEDAKSMIGQETNEIVVDISPEEEPEQIGDSTCFDDDVTERILAAISNVQRAVNGLRSRAEYRAVNLAHDKHARQSSTKYEMEARRAVDGNANPDFFRGTCSLTYTRDDVWWYVDLEETYAIGEVKIYNNDRYPERIDPFNVLVGKNSSEIDQMEQCGGDYGADYEETPVFSINCGGMSGRYVAVSLPGEARSLNICEVRVYEYTGLDPADWD from the exons ATGGATCGGACGACGggtct AAACAGGCTGGACTCGCACTCAGAAACCCCCCATGCGACTTTGAAAAGGGAGTTGACCCAACTGAAGGAAAGCTATGCTAAATGCGAGAAGTCGCTGGAGGACGCAAAGAGCATGATCGGCCAGGAAACCAATGAGATAGTAGTTGACATCTCACCAGAGGAAGAACCCGAACAGATCGGGGATTCTA CCTGTTTTGACGATGATGTGACGGAGAGGATCCTGGCGGCCATATCGAACGTACAAAGGGCTGTCAACGGGCTAAGGAGCCGAGCTGAGTATCGCG CGGTAAACCTTGCCCATGACAAGCACGCCCGCCAGTCTAGTACCAAGTACGAGATGGAGGCACGGCGTGCGGTGGACGGGAACGCGAACCCGGACTTCTTCCGCGGGACCTGCTCGCTGACGTACACCCGCGACGATGTCTGGTG GTACGTGGACCTGGAGGAGACCTACGCTATCGGAGAGGTGAAGATATACAACAAC AGAGATTGACCAGATGGAGCAGTGCGGAGGAGACTACGGCGCAGACTACGAGGAGACCCCGGTGTTCAGCATCAACTGCGGCGGGATGTCCGGCCGGTATGTGGCTGTCAGCCTGCCCGGAGAGGCCCGGTCCCTCAACATATGCGAAGTCAGGGTGTACGAAT aTACTGGCCTGGACCCTGCTGACTGGGACTGA
- the LOC118406775 gene encoding histidine triad nucleotide-binding protein 1-like isoform X1 has translation MAVPVRVLCRKNFIFQFAAALSFAPRVVLTNQFCTSGTHNCDEVSKAQAAAEARQKYGNPEPTIFDKILDGSIPADIIHEDDQCIAFRDVSPQAPKHFLVIPRAPIPQLSRAQDDDSQLLGHLLTVARKTAVKEGLDNGYRVVINDGKDGSQSVYHLHIHVLGGRQMGWPPG, from the exons ATGGCGGTCCCGGTCCGAGTTTTGTGTCGGAAAAACTTCATTTTCCAGTTTGCTGCGGCTCTCAGCTTCGCACCTCGTGTTGTACTCACTAACCAG TTCTGTACATCAGGAACTCACAACTGTGATGAAGTGAGTAAAGCCCAG GCAGCAGCCGAGGCCAGACAGAAGTACGGAAACCCGGAGCCGACCATCTTCGACAAGATCCTGGATGGGTCCATTCCTGCAGACATCATTCATGAAGATGACCAG TGCATAGCCTTCCGTGATGTGAGCCCACAGGCACCAAAACACTTCCTGGTCATCCCCAGGGCACCCATCCCTCAACTCAGCAGGGCACAGGACGATGACTCACAG CTACTTGGTCACTTACTGACTGTGGCAAGAAAGACAGCAGTGAAGGAAGGGCTAGACAATGGGTACAGAGTAG TTATCAATGACGGGAAAGACGGGTCCCAGTCAGTGTACCACCTACACATCCACGTACTGGGCGGCAGGCAGATGGGATGGCCACCAGGCTAG
- the LOC118406785 gene encoding uncharacterized protein LOC118406785 has protein sequence MRDLAKGRTKKARSRSRSNCRAVLKAVGAEARDPAGWRAGEKQAGANAQDTAEKKNVCCSPKGCRHENSKEVTDMASAVKVVCSVKTCKEGVFMHEDCFLAWEDDIIKNLQSHHRPQQLGRLRSWTLEQLQRDLWTKRVNDVTYKLCVCRCGGYLKKDEDWDAEKDAEKQRNDGDDGADKKKKKKKGDKPGVLWAKKSCPKFSAADLASTRRFKKAAAKKNYLAEPKVQVIPNPSQGATAGHGSEETSVKVAFEGTGKSHPERGREETRRVPNFQNRSPSPKGNDAAARNKRASPDHDTPLSGSHEDRDIPMPLALTAAYWWINFGWRTYLDYTLYANDKLSAADTRMQHLVMCKSVHDVEKALGCHGDLVAVSGRMGEWWQEVGWGQFRSFMEHQ, from the exons ATGCGCGATCTTGCCAAGGGAAGGACCAAGAAGGCCCGGAGCAGGAGTAGGAGCAACTGCCGGGCGGTTTTGAAGGCGGTTGGCGCCGAGGCGAGGGATCCGGCCGGGTGGCGCGCCGGCGAGAAACAGGCGGGAGCGAACGCTCAGGACACCGCCGAGAAGAAGAATGTCTGCTGCTCACCAAAG gGCTGTCGCCATGAGAACAGCAAGGAAGTCACAGACATGGCATCAGCAGTTAAAGTCGTCTGTTCCGTCAAGACGTGTAAGGAAGGCGTCTTCATGCACGAGGACTGTTTCTTGGCCTGGgaggatgacatcatcaaaaACCTACAG AGTCACCACCGCCCCCAGCAGCTGGGTCGGCTCCGATCATGGACGTTGGAGCAGCTGCAAAGAGACCTGTGGACCAAGCGCGTGAACGACGTGACGTACAAGCTCTGTGTCTGCCGGTGTGGGGGGTACCTGAAGAAAGACGAAGACTGGGATGCTGAGAAAGATGCAGAGAAACAACG aaatgatggtgatgatggagcagacaagaagaagaagaagaagaaaggagaCAAGCCAGGTGTTCTTTGGGCTAAGAAGTCTTGTCCGAAGTTCTCAGCTGCAGATCTGGCCTCGACAAGACGATTCAAGAAGGCTGCTGCGAAGAAAAATTACCTGGCG GAGCCCAAGGTTCAGGTTATCCCCAATCCTTCCCAGGGTGCAACAGCAGGTCATGGGTCAGAGGAAACAAGTGTCAAGGTGGCCTTTGAGggaacag GTAAAAGTCACCCCGAAAGAGGCCGGGAAGAAACCAGAAGAGTGCCAAATTTTCAGAACAGGTCCCCATCTCCTAAAGGCAACGATGCAGCCGCTAGGAACAAGAGAGCCTCACCTGATCATGACACGCCCCTCTCTGGTTCCCATGAGGACAGGGACATCCCAATGCCCCTTGCACTCACGGCCGCATATTGGTGGATCAACTTCGGATGGCGAACGTACCTGGACTACACCTTGTACGCAAACGACAAACTAAGTGCCGCAGACACGCGCATGCAGCATCTCGTGATGTGTAAGTCCGTGCATGATGTGGAGAAGGCgttgggttgccatggtgatctGGTCGCTGTGTCGGGGAGGATGGGGGAGTGGTGGCAGGAGGTCGGGTGGGGTCAGTTCAGGAGCTTCATGGAACATCAGTGA
- the LOC118406775 gene encoding histidine triad nucleotide-binding protein 1-like isoform X4, which yields MAVPVRVLCRKNFIFQFAAALSFAPRVVLTNQVCTSGTHNCDEVSKAQAAAEARQKYGNPEPTIFDKILDGSIPADIIHEDDQCIAFRDVSPQAPKHFLVIPRAPIPQLSRAQDDDSQLLGHLLTVARKTAVKEGLDNGYRVVINDGKDGSQSVYHLHIHVLGGRQMGWPPG from the exons ATGGCGGTCCCGGTCCGAGTTTTGTGTCGGAAAAACTTCATTTTCCAGTTTGCTGCGGCTCTCAGCTTCGCACCTCGTGTTGTACTCACTAACCAG GTGTGTACTTCAGGAACTCACAACTGTGATGAAGTGAGTAAAGCCCAG GCAGCAGCCGAGGCCAGACAGAAGTACGGAAACCCGGAGCCGACCATCTTCGACAAGATCCTGGATGGGTCCATTCCTGCAGACATCATTCATGAAGATGACCAG TGCATAGCCTTCCGTGATGTGAGCCCACAGGCACCAAAACACTTCCTGGTCATCCCCAGGGCACCCATCCCTCAACTCAGCAGGGCACAGGACGATGACTCACAG CTACTTGGTCACTTACTGACTGTGGCAAGAAAGACAGCAGTGAAGGAAGGGCTAGACAATGGGTACAGAGTAG TTATCAATGACGGGAAAGACGGGTCCCAGTCAGTGTACCACCTACACATCCACGTACTGGGCGGCAGGCAGATGGGATGGCCACCAGGCTAG